One Methylobacterium oryzae DNA window includes the following coding sequences:
- a CDS encoding histidine kinase — protein sequence MTSRFISGFAAVTLAVCGLSAPAAFAKPMSGTSAVKMIDTDNDGTVDMKEVEAVASATFDRLEKDADGTLDAKELKGRLSASGVKQADPDSDGTLDKKEYLAAVGERFKLADPDNDGTLDAKELNSKAGKALLALIK from the coding sequence ATGACCTCACGTTTCATCAGTGGCTTCGCGGCGGTCACCCTCGCGGTGTGCGGCCTCTCCGCTCCGGCCGCTTTCGCCAAGCCGATGAGCGGAACGAGCGCCGTCAAGATGATCGACACCGACAACGACGGCACCGTCGACATGAAGGAAGTGGAGGCGGTGGCCTCGGCGACCTTCGACCGTCTCGAGAAGGACGCCGACGGCACCCTCGACGCCAAGGAGCTGAAGGGCCGCCTGAGCGCCTCCGGCGTGAAGCAGGCCGATCCGGACAGCGACGGCACGCTCGACAAGAAGGAGTACCTCGCGGCCGTCGGCGAGCGCTTCAAGCTGGCCGACCCGGACAACGACGGCACCCTCGACGCCAAGGAGCTGAACTCCAAGGCCGGCAAGGCTCTCCTGGCCCTCATCAAGTAA
- the pcaD gene encoding 3-oxoadipate enol-lactonase yields MPQITVGGLGLRYHLAGPEDAPVVAFSNSLGATLEMWDALVPALTGRYRTLRYDTRGHGGSETRDRPVAIADLAGDLAGLLDALSIGRAHLVGLSLGGMTVQALASADPGRALSATLMATAAFLPSLQSWDERAATVRAQGTAAVVEATLGRWFTPGFAERAPETVRAVRERFLACDPAGYAVCCGAIGRMDLRPALGAITAPTLVIAGRDDPSTPPAMAEEICGGIAQAELVVLPRAAHLLAVERAEAVGGYLRAFLDRAAPGA; encoded by the coding sequence ATGCCGCAGATCACCGTCGGAGGACTCGGCCTCCGCTACCACCTCGCGGGCCCGGAGGACGCCCCGGTCGTCGCTTTCTCGAACTCGCTGGGGGCGACCCTGGAGATGTGGGACGCGCTGGTGCCCGCGCTGACGGGGCGTTACCGGACGCTGCGCTACGACACGCGCGGCCACGGCGGGTCGGAGACGCGCGACCGGCCGGTCGCGATCGCGGATCTGGCCGGCGATCTCGCGGGCCTTCTGGACGCCCTCAGCATCGGACGCGCCCATCTCGTCGGCCTCTCGCTCGGCGGGATGACCGTGCAGGCGCTGGCGAGCGCCGATCCCGGACGCGCGCTCAGCGCCACCCTGATGGCGACGGCGGCCTTCCTGCCGAGCCTGCAGAGCTGGGACGAGCGCGCCGCGACCGTGCGCGCCCAGGGGACGGCGGCCGTGGTCGAGGCGACGCTGGGGCGCTGGTTCACGCCGGGTTTCGCGGAGCGCGCCCCCGAGACGGTGCGGGCTGTCCGCGAGCGATTCCTGGCCTGCGATCCGGCCGGCTACGCGGTGTGCTGCGGGGCGATCGGGCGCATGGATCTCCGTCCGGCGCTCGGAGCCATCACCGCGCCGACCCTGGTGATCGCCGGCCGCGACGATCCCTCGACGCCCCCGGCCATGGCCGAGGAGATCTGCGGCGGCATCGCCCAGGCCGAACTCGTCGTGCTGCCCCGGGCGGCGCACCTGCTCGCCGTCGAGCGCGCCGAGGCGGTCGGCGGCTACCTGCGCGCCTTCCTCGACCGCGCCGCGCCGGGCGCGTAG
- a CDS encoding DUF2061 domain-containing protein, with protein sequence MPADDVPTRDARAPEPARTRAPPAGESRLRSIAKAVSWRVVGSLDTLLLSYLFTGSVLVAGSIASTETVTKTVLYYLHERGWGLIPLGRA encoded by the coding sequence ATGCCCGCCGACGACGTCCCAACCCGCGATGCCCGCGCACCCGAGCCCGCACGGACGCGCGCGCCCCCGGCCGGGGAGAGCCGCCTCCGCTCGATCGCCAAGGCCGTGAGCTGGCGCGTCGTCGGGAGCCTCGACACACTGCTGCTGTCCTACCTGTTCACCGGCAGCGTGCTGGTCGCCGGCTCGATCGCCTCGACCGAGACCGTGACCAAGACCGTGCTGTACTACCTCCACGAGCGCGGCTGGGGCCTGATTCCCCTCGGTCGCGCCTGA
- a CDS encoding DUF1810 domain-containing protein, translating into MSDTYDLGRFVAAQEGVYGRALAELQAGDKRSHWMWFIFPQIAGLGASPMAQRYAIGSLAEAQAYAAHPVLGARLRACTAAVNAVAGRSAHAIFGSPDDLKFRSSMTLFARAVPGEPVFADALARYFDGVPDPRTLAKLGAG; encoded by the coding sequence ATGAGCGACACCTACGACCTCGGCCGCTTCGTCGCCGCGCAGGAGGGCGTCTACGGGCGCGCCCTGGCGGAGTTGCAGGCCGGCGACAAGCGCAGCCACTGGATGTGGTTCATCTTCCCGCAGATCGCCGGGCTCGGCGCGAGCCCGATGGCGCAGCGCTACGCCATCGGGTCTCTCGCGGAGGCGCAGGCCTACGCGGCGCACCCGGTGCTCGGCGCGCGCCTGCGCGCCTGCACGGCGGCCGTCAACGCCGTCGCCGGGCGCTCGGCCCACGCGATCTTCGGCTCGCCCGACGATCTGAAGTTCCGCTCCAGCATGACGCTGTTCGCCCGCGCCGTGCCGGGCGAGCCGGTCTTCGCCGACGCGCTGGCGCGCTACTTCGACGGCGTCCCCGACCCGCGGACGCTGGCGAAGCTCGGGGCAGGCTAG
- a CDS encoding PBP1A family penicillin-binding protein has translation MTPDAPERAPADGPKPPKPDPAADAPDPRLAAREAGRAARDLARHLRTLLAAAGLGLARTGRALSARAAERAARARRAPAERPPAVEETDARALNRRSRPILGRRHPALLAAALVVLLPALALAIYLFAAFVSLPRLGGAVVETGQRAITVEADDGRVFATRGSFRGQKLTAADLPPHLAQAIVAIEDRRFYSHWGIDLRGLARAAWRNLRGGGVREGGSTITQQYVRLTSLNQEKTLWRKVQEAFLALRVESTMSKDAILLGYLDSAYFGAGAYGADAAARRYFGKPAKALNLPESAMLAGLVRAPSQLAPTRNLGGAKERADVVLQAMVETGAISQAEADAARKQSVTLKSPPEAPPGTNYFLDMIAGDVKRLAGTDGDMTVRSTLNLDLQSLAEGVVARRLDKDGARRKVGQAAMVVLSKEGAILAMVGGRDYEDSQFNRAVQAKRQPGSLFKLLAYLTAYEKGYTPESVMVDRPVQIGDWQPENDDGRYRGPVPLRTAFALSINTVAAQLGQDVGIPAVIATARKLGIQSDLPNVPSLVLGSGAVSLLEMTRAYGSVLSGRTPLQSYGIQAIRGAAPQPLYVRADAAPGPMLAQEPRTMMLDSLQAVVESGTGRAARVPGQIIGGKTGTSQDFRDAWFVGMTPDLVVGIWVGNDDDSPMNRMFGGEMPAGIFHDFVQRAAEKLAKGKARLSAERAEPARAAAAPAAEPVVAGEVRGVPEVIDTGTLNLRGRVVRLLGVVGERGHLARQLASYLRRREVVCTGLSDGATARCRIEGDDLAGLILAAGGARASEDAPPDLLGAEEQARAERVGLWGR, from the coding sequence ATGACGCCCGACGCGCCGGAACGCGCCCCGGCCGACGGGCCGAAACCGCCGAAGCCGGACCCTGCCGCCGACGCCCCGGACCCGCGGCTCGCCGCCCGGGAGGCCGGGCGGGCCGCGCGCGACCTCGCGCGCCATCTCCGGACCCTCCTTGCCGCGGCCGGGCTCGGCCTCGCGCGGACCGGCCGGGCCCTGTCGGCGCGCGCGGCGGAGCGCGCGGCGCGGGCGCGACGGGCACCGGCGGAGCGCCCGCCCGCCGTCGAGGAGACGGACGCGCGCGCCCTGAACCGGCGTTCCCGGCCGATCCTCGGCCGCCGGCACCCGGCCCTGCTCGCCGCCGCCCTGGTGGTCCTGCTGCCGGCCCTGGCGCTGGCGATCTACCTGTTCGCGGCCTTCGTGAGCCTGCCGCGGCTGGGCGGCGCCGTGGTCGAGACCGGCCAGCGGGCGATCACCGTCGAGGCCGACGACGGCCGGGTCTTCGCCACCCGCGGCAGCTTCCGCGGCCAGAAGCTCACCGCGGCCGACCTGCCGCCGCACCTCGCCCAGGCGATCGTAGCGATCGAGGACCGCCGCTTCTACAGCCACTGGGGCATCGACCTGCGCGGCCTCGCCCGGGCGGCGTGGCGCAATCTCCGCGGCGGCGGCGTGCGCGAGGGCGGCTCGACCATCACCCAGCAATATGTCCGCCTGACCTCCCTCAACCAGGAGAAGACGCTCTGGCGGAAGGTGCAGGAAGCCTTCCTGGCGCTGCGGGTCGAGTCGACCATGAGCAAGGACGCGATCCTGCTCGGCTACCTCGACTCCGCGTATTTCGGCGCCGGCGCCTACGGGGCGGACGCGGCGGCGCGGCGCTACTTCGGCAAGCCCGCCAAGGCGCTGAACCTGCCGGAATCGGCGATGCTGGCCGGTCTGGTGCGGGCGCCATCGCAGCTCGCCCCGACCCGCAACCTCGGGGGCGCCAAGGAGCGCGCCGACGTGGTGCTCCAGGCCATGGTCGAGACCGGCGCGATCTCGCAGGCCGAGGCCGACGCCGCGCGCAAGCAGAGCGTGACCCTGAAATCGCCCCCCGAGGCGCCGCCCGGCACCAACTACTTCCTCGACATGATCGCGGGCGACGTGAAGCGCCTCGCCGGCACCGACGGCGACATGACGGTGCGCTCGACCCTCAACCTCGACCTGCAGAGCCTCGCCGAGGGCGTCGTGGCCCGCCGCCTCGACAAGGACGGCGCCCGCCGCAAGGTCGGCCAGGCCGCCATGGTGGTGCTGTCGAAGGAGGGCGCGATCCTCGCCATGGTCGGCGGCCGCGACTACGAGGACAGCCAGTTCAACCGCGCCGTCCAGGCCAAGCGCCAGCCCGGCTCCCTGTTCAAGCTCCTCGCCTACCTGACGGCCTACGAGAAGGGCTACACGCCGGAATCCGTGATGGTCGACCGCCCGGTCCAGATCGGCGACTGGCAGCCCGAGAACGACGACGGCCGCTACCGGGGGCCCGTGCCCCTGCGGACCGCCTTCGCGCTGTCGATCAACACCGTGGCGGCCCAGCTCGGGCAGGATGTCGGCATCCCGGCGGTGATCGCCACCGCCCGCAAGCTCGGGATCCAGTCGGACCTGCCCAACGTGCCGAGCCTCGTCCTCGGCTCGGGCGCCGTGAGCCTCCTGGAGATGACCCGCGCCTACGGCTCGGTCCTGTCCGGGCGCACCCCGCTCCAGTCCTACGGCATCCAGGCGATCCGCGGGGCCGCGCCGCAGCCGCTCTACGTCCGCGCCGACGCGGCCCCGGGCCCGATGCTGGCGCAGGAGCCGCGCACCATGATGCTCGACTCGCTGCAGGCGGTGGTGGAATCCGGCACCGGCCGCGCCGCGCGGGTGCCCGGCCAGATCATCGGCGGCAAGACCGGCACGAGCCAGGATTTCCGCGACGCGTGGTTCGTCGGCATGACCCCCGACCTCGTGGTCGGGATCTGGGTCGGCAACGACGACGACAGCCCGATGAACCGCATGTTCGGCGGCGAGATGCCGGCCGGGATCTTCCACGACTTCGTCCAGCGGGCCGCCGAGAAGCTCGCGAAGGGCAAGGCCCGCCTCTCGGCGGAGCGGGCCGAGCCGGCCCGGGCCGCCGCCGCGCCCGCGGCCGAACCCGTCGTGGCCGGCGAGGTCCGCGGCGTGCCGGAGGTGATCGATACCGGCACCCTCAACCTGCGCGGGCGGGTCGTGCGCCTCCTCGGCGTGGTCGGCGAGCGCGGCCATCTCGCCCGCCAGCTCGCCAGCTACCTGCGCCGCCGCGAGGTGGTCTGCACCGGCCTGTCCGACGGGGCCACGGCCCGCTGCCGCATCGAGGGCGACGACCTCGCCGGGCTGATCCTGGCCGCGGGCGGCGCCCGCGCCTCCGAGGACGCCCCGCCGGACCTCCTGGGCGCGGAGGAGCAGGCGCGCGCCGAGCGGGTCGGGCTGTGGGGCCGGTGA
- a CDS encoding HdeD family acid-resistance protein, with amino-acid sequence MTSSPSPTPNRPGSGPATTPTGIPLVGAARLDAMSAALARNWWLVALRGVIAVLFGAIAFIAPGAFVLSLVLFFAAYMLVDGVVAVVGAVRAAQRHERWGFMLVEGLVDIVVGVAAVLVPAAAVWAFVLLLAAWALVTGGLMIAAAFRLHLHYGRWWLGLGGVVSILFGLALLINPGMSALVLTWWIGSYTFAFGILLLILAFKLRAQHGAVGPGAPLGR; translated from the coding sequence ATGACCAGCAGCCCATCCCCGACGCCGAACCGCCCCGGTTCCGGCCCCGCGACCACCCCCACCGGCATCCCGCTCGTCGGCGCGGCGCGCCTCGACGCCATGAGTGCGGCCCTGGCGCGGAACTGGTGGCTCGTCGCCCTGCGCGGCGTCATCGCGGTCCTGTTCGGGGCGATCGCGTTCATCGCGCCGGGCGCCTTCGTGCTGTCCCTGGTCCTGTTCTTCGCCGCCTACATGCTCGTCGACGGCGTCGTCGCCGTCGTCGGCGCGGTCCGGGCCGCGCAGCGCCACGAGCGCTGGGGCTTCATGCTGGTCGAGGGCCTCGTCGACATCGTGGTGGGCGTCGCTGCGGTGCTGGTGCCGGCTGCGGCCGTCTGGGCATTCGTGCTGCTGCTCGCCGCGTGGGCGCTGGTCACCGGCGGCCTGATGATCGCCGCCGCCTTCCGCCTGCACCTCCATTACGGGCGCTGGTGGCTGGGCCTCGGCGGCGTGGTGTCGATCCTGTTCGGCCTCGCGCTGCTCATCAACCCGGGCATGTCGGCCCTGGTGCTGACGTGGTGGATCGGCTCCTACACCTTCGCCTTCGGCATCCTCCTGCTGATCCTGGCCTTCAAGCTGCGCGCCCAGCACGGCGCCGTCGGTCCGGGAGCGCCGCTCGGCCGGTGA
- a CDS encoding HlyD family secretion protein, whose product MFDDQRHLSEDEARPRPADGRAVARERDVLDLNRAAPAADLETDRETARKPGADEADGAPEAQDGQAGDDAADSDDDGDEARRPSVLRRHPLAFLLGGLAVVALCVGVFFYWLLYMHPYESTDDAFVDARSISIQPKVGGYLVDVPVTDNQHVEAGQILFQVFQRDYDIALDQAKAQVAADEAGIKNIDAQIQAQYANIEVSKAQVATAEAALKFAQEDAARYKDLAERGSGSVQQSQSATSTLQQRQAAVQSANASVVAAQKQVGSLQAQKASTQAQLGRDRAQVEQAELNLGYTTVRAVQAGRVVRLTGGVGQLAQAGQTLAMFVPDDIWVTANFKETQITDMRPGQPVDIEIDAYPGRKIQGTVASVQPGSGTAFSLLPAQNATGNYVKVTQRIPVKIVVKTWPTDVSIGPGMSIVPTVTVR is encoded by the coding sequence ATGTTCGACGATCAGCGGCACCTCTCCGAGGACGAGGCGCGCCCGCGGCCGGCCGACGGCCGGGCCGTCGCGCGCGAGCGCGACGTGCTCGATCTCAACCGCGCCGCGCCGGCCGCGGACCTCGAGACCGACCGCGAGACCGCGCGCAAGCCCGGCGCGGACGAGGCCGACGGCGCGCCCGAGGCGCAGGACGGGCAGGCCGGCGACGACGCGGCGGATTCCGACGACGACGGGGACGAGGCGCGGCGCCCGAGCGTCCTGCGGCGCCACCCGCTCGCGTTCCTGCTCGGCGGGCTCGCGGTCGTCGCGCTCTGCGTCGGCGTGTTCTTCTACTGGCTGCTCTACATGCACCCCTACGAGAGCACCGACGACGCCTTCGTCGACGCGCGCAGCATCTCGATCCAGCCGAAGGTCGGCGGCTACCTCGTGGACGTGCCGGTCACCGATAACCAGCACGTCGAGGCCGGCCAGATCCTCTTCCAGGTCTTCCAGCGCGACTACGACATCGCCCTCGACCAGGCGAAGGCGCAGGTCGCCGCCGACGAGGCCGGCATCAAGAACATCGACGCGCAGATCCAGGCGCAGTACGCCAACATCGAAGTGTCCAAGGCGCAGGTCGCCACCGCCGAGGCGGCGCTGAAGTTCGCCCAGGAGGACGCGGCCCGCTACAAGGACCTCGCCGAGCGCGGCTCCGGCTCGGTCCAGCAGTCGCAGTCGGCGACCTCGACGCTGCAGCAGCGGCAGGCGGCGGTCCAGAGCGCCAATGCCAGCGTGGTCGCCGCGCAGAAGCAGGTCGGCTCGCTCCAGGCTCAGAAGGCCTCGACCCAGGCGCAGCTCGGCCGCGACCGGGCGCAGGTCGAGCAGGCCGAGCTGAACCTCGGCTACACGACGGTCCGCGCCGTGCAGGCCGGCCGCGTCGTGCGGCTCACCGGCGGCGTCGGCCAGCTCGCCCAGGCCGGCCAGACCCTGGCGATGTTCGTGCCCGACGACATCTGGGTGACGGCGAACTTCAAGGAGACGCAGATCACCGACATGCGGCCGGGCCAGCCGGTCGACATCGAGATCGACGCGTATCCCGGCCGCAAGATCCAGGGCACGGTGGCCTCGGTGCAGCCGGGCTCGGGCACGGCCTTCAGCCTGCTGCCGGCGCAGAACGCCACCGGCAACTACGTGAAGGTGACCCAGCGCATCCCGGTCAAGATCGTGGTCAAGACCTGGCCGACGGACGTGTCGATCGGCCCGGGCATGTCGATCGTCCCGACCGTCACGGTGCGGTGA
- a CDS encoding DHA2 family efflux MFS transporter permease subunit: MSAVAGRGSAAAPGRRPGAGKAAGGKAAGGRAASGKAPGGHNPWLIAGVVALATFMEVLDTTIANVALRYISGGLAVGPDEAAWVVTSYLVANAITLTASSFLAKRYGRKAFFMWSVALFTVSSILCGFAWSLESLLLFRVMQGLGGGGMAPLAQSILADSFPPAKRGQAFALYGVAIVVAPVIGPTLGGWLSDNASWHWCFLINGPVGVIALGLMYWLIEDSDAAKKERRALVRKGIRFDIVGFVLVALFLGSLEVILDEGQRKDWFGTSTLMNVSGVLMVVSFIAMIPWLLTRENPAVDLRLIGNRQFGSCFLVMMFTGAILIATTQFIPQITQEYYGYTATLSGLVLGPGGIVTVVMMFLTGRVSSYVQPKWLIAIGMTIVALGMYDLTRIDGSTTFAFFAWSRVYIGIGLPMVFLSITSASYEGIRKDQTDQASALINVARNVGGSMGVSLAQNILAYRSQFHQSRLVESVNPAAPAYQETMRQATQYFSEHGYAGVEAQNQATAWIGSVLSTQVAYWAYIDVFWVLGLVAACAVPLALSLKSVKLGGGAPAGGH, translated from the coding sequence GTGAGCGCGGTGGCCGGCCGGGGGAGCGCGGCCGCGCCCGGGCGTAGGCCGGGTGCGGGCAAGGCGGCAGGCGGCAAGGCGGCAGGCGGCAGGGCCGCGTCCGGGAAGGCGCCGGGCGGCCACAATCCGTGGCTGATCGCCGGCGTGGTCGCGCTGGCGACGTTCATGGAGGTGCTCGACACCACCATCGCCAACGTGGCCCTGCGCTACATCTCGGGCGGCCTCGCGGTCGGCCCCGATGAGGCCGCCTGGGTGGTGACGAGCTATCTCGTCGCCAACGCGATCACCCTGACGGCGTCGAGCTTCCTGGCCAAGCGCTACGGCCGCAAGGCGTTCTTCATGTGGTCGGTGGCGCTGTTCACCGTCTCGTCGATCCTGTGCGGCTTCGCCTGGAGCCTGGAATCGCTGCTGCTGTTCCGGGTGATGCAGGGGCTCGGCGGCGGCGGCATGGCACCGCTCGCGCAGTCGATCCTGGCCGATTCCTTCCCGCCGGCGAAGCGCGGCCAGGCCTTCGCGCTCTACGGGGTCGCCATCGTGGTGGCACCGGTGATCGGCCCGACGCTGGGCGGCTGGCTCTCCGACAACGCCTCCTGGCACTGGTGCTTCCTGATCAACGGGCCGGTGGGCGTGATCGCCCTCGGGCTGATGTACTGGCTGATCGAGGACAGCGACGCGGCCAAGAAGGAGCGCCGCGCCCTGGTGCGCAAGGGCATCCGCTTCGACATCGTCGGCTTCGTGCTGGTCGCCCTGTTCCTCGGCTCGCTGGAGGTGATCCTCGACGAGGGCCAGCGGAAGGACTGGTTCGGCACCTCGACGCTGATGAACGTGTCCGGCGTGCTGATGGTCGTCTCGTTCATCGCCATGATCCCGTGGCTGCTGACCCGCGAGAACCCGGCCGTCGATCTCCGCCTCATCGGCAACCGGCAGTTCGGCTCGTGCTTCCTGGTGATGATGTTCACCGGAGCGATCCTGATCGCGACCACGCAGTTCATCCCGCAGATCACGCAGGAATATTACGGCTACACCGCCACCCTGTCGGGCCTCGTCCTCGGCCCGGGCGGCATCGTCACGGTGGTGATGATGTTCCTCACCGGCCGGGTCTCGTCCTACGTCCAGCCGAAATGGCTGATCGCCATCGGCATGACCATCGTGGCGCTGGGCATGTACGACCTGACGCGGATCGACGGCAGCACGACCTTCGCGTTCTTCGCGTGGTCGCGGGTCTATATCGGTATCGGCCTGCCGATGGTGTTCCTGTCGATCACCTCGGCCTCGTACGAGGGGATCCGCAAGGACCAGACCGATCAGGCCTCGGCGCTGATCAACGTCGCTCGCAACGTCGGCGGCTCGATGGGCGTCTCGCTGGCGCAGAACATCCTGGCCTACCGGAGCCAGTTCCATCAGAGCCGCCTGGTGGAGAGCGTCAACCCGGCCGCGCCAGCCTACCAGGAGACCATGCGGCAGGCGACGCAGTACTTCTCCGAGCACGGCTACGCCGGCGTCGAGGCCCAGAACCAGGCGACGGCGTGGATCGGGAGCGTGCTCAGCACGCAGGTGGCCTACTGGGCCTATATCGACGTGTTCTGGGTGCTCGGCCTCGTCGCCGCCTGCGCGGTCCCGCTGGCCCTGAGCCTGAAAAGTGTCAAGCTCGGCGGCGGGGCGCCGGCCGGGGGGCACTGA
- the rimM gene encoding ribosome maturation factor RimM (Essential for efficient processing of 16S rRNA) produces MARRPAGPTSRDGGRRGRTSSAIGKIAPDAATSPKAPAPRPAPLPVPPDPSLVLLGEFGRAHGLNGEVRLKSYTGDPQAIAGYGTLLTADGRTLTLADVRPAPGPSPDMLIARVKGVSGRSAAEALNRVALYVPRDRLSAPEDDDEVYAADLIGAAAVDEAGTLIGTIVAVPNYGGGDLLELRPPNGGATALLPFTKAFVPVLDVAQRRVTVAAPEDLFAAPGEKPADDPG; encoded by the coding sequence ATGGCGCGCCGCCCCGCAGGTCCCACCTCCCGCGACGGCGGCCGCCGAGGCCGCACGAGCTCGGCGATCGGCAAGATTGCGCCCGACGCGGCGACCTCGCCCAAGGCACCGGCCCCCAGGCCGGCGCCGCTGCCCGTGCCGCCCGATCCGAGCCTCGTCCTGCTGGGCGAGTTCGGGCGGGCGCACGGCCTCAACGGCGAGGTCCGGCTCAAATCCTACACCGGCGATCCGCAGGCGATCGCCGGCTACGGAACCCTTCTGACGGCCGACGGCCGGACGCTGACGCTCGCCGACGTGCGTCCCGCCCCCGGCCCGTCGCCCGACATGCTGATCGCCCGGGTGAAGGGCGTCTCGGGCCGCAGCGCCGCGGAGGCGCTCAACCGCGTGGCGCTGTACGTTCCCCGCGACCGTCTGTCCGCGCCCGAGGACGACGACGAGGTCTACGCCGCCGACCTGATCGGCGCCGCGGCGGTGGACGAGGCCGGGACCCTGATCGGGACGATCGTGGCCGTGCCGAATTACGGCGGCGGCGATCTCCTGGAACTGCGACCGCCGAACGGCGGCGCCACGGCGCTCCTGCCCTTCACGAAGGCCTTCGTGCCGGTCCTCGACGTGGCGCAGCGCCGCGTCACCGTGGCCGCGCCGGAGGACCTGTTCGCGGCGCCGGGCGAGAAGCCCGCCGACGATCCGGGCTAG
- the rpsP gene encoding 30S ribosomal protein S16: MALKIRLTRGGAKKRPYYRIVVADARAPRDGRFIDKVGAYDPMKAKDDPARIVLDNEKIQSWLAKGAQPTDRVLRFLDQAGLAKRPTRNNPQKAEPGEKAKERAAKRAEKAAAPAEDAAA, from the coding sequence ATGGCCCTCAAGATCCGTCTCACCCGCGGCGGCGCCAAGAAGCGCCCCTACTACCGCATCGTCGTCGCCGACGCCCGCGCCCCGCGCGACGGCCGCTTCATCGACAAGGTCGGCGCCTACGACCCGATGAAGGCCAAGGACGATCCGGCCCGCATCGTGCTCGACAACGAGAAGATCCAGAGCTGGCTCGCCAAGGGCGCGCAGCCGACCGACCGCGTCCTGCGCTTCCTCGACCAGGCCGGCCTCGCCAAGCGCCCGACCCGCAACAACCCGCAGAAGGCCGAGCCGGGCGAGAAGGCCAAGGAGCGCGCCGCCAAGCGCGCCGAGAAGGCCGCCGCTCCCGCCGAGGACGCCGCCGCGTAA
- a CDS encoding chorismate mutase, translated as MSVLAAQAVDPELARLRDSIDNFDAALIHLLAERFRCTQRVGELKARKGIPPSDPDREARQVARLRKLAVEAKLDPDFAEKFLAFVVKEVIRHHQSIKADHESQIEQQRK; from the coding sequence ATGAGCGTGCTCGCGGCCCAGGCCGTCGATCCCGAACTCGCGCGCCTGCGGGACAGCATCGACAATTTCGATGCGGCGCTGATCCACCTCCTCGCCGAGCGTTTCCGCTGCACGCAGCGGGTCGGCGAGCTCAAGGCCCGAAAGGGGATCCCCCCTTCCGATCCGGACCGGGAGGCCCGTCAGGTCGCCCGGCTCCGCAAGCTCGCGGTCGAGGCCAAGCTCGACCCCGACTTCGCCGAGAAGTTTCTGGCCTTCGTGGTCAAGGAAGTCATTCGGCACCACCAGTCGATCAAGGCGGACCACGAGTCCCAGATCGAGCAACAGCGAAAGTAG